In Streptomyces sp. NBC_01381, the sequence CGGCCGGCGACCCCCTGGCCGTCACCGTGGCCGCCTGGAACCGTGTCTTCCGGCGCGTCTTCTGGCAGCGCCACCGCCTGACCTTCAGCGACGGGCCGTACGAGGACGTGATCCCCGTACACCGCGCGATCCTCACGCCGGGCGCCCGCGTCGCCGCACTCGACGAGCCCTGTGTGCGCTGGCGCGAGCGGCGCGGCGGCAGCTTCGCCAAGTCCCCGGGGCGGGCGCACTTCGCGGTCGTCGGGCGCTACGAAGAGCTGCTCGCCGCCGCCGACCCGGCGGGCCGCGAGCGGCTCCTGCCGCATGCCGCCGCGCATCTGCTCGCCGTGCTCGACGACCCCGGCCGCATCGCGCCGGGCGACCGCCGCGACTTCTTCCGCGCGGCGTCCCGCCTGTACCGCACCTACGCGGCCGCGCCGCCCGCCGGTGCGGGCGAGAAGGCCCTGGCCGCCGCCTCGTTCGCCGCCCACGAGGCGCAGCGCAAGCGGGAGTCCCGGCGCGAGGGCGTCGTCCGGCAGCTCAAGCGCCAGAAGAAGAAGCTCCGCGCCCGCGCCATGCGCGTCACCTACCGCACCGACCTGAGGCGCCCCCTCGACCCGCGGCTCGCGGTGTACGGCGCGTACTGGAACCGCGGCATCTCCTGCAACCCGGCCGCCATCCACGCCAAGGCCCGCGAAATCGCCCCGCACATCAAGGGGGTGTGGGTCGTGTCGAGCCGCAACAAGCACCGGGTGCCCGCCGGTGTCGAGTACGTCATCGAGGGCTCCCGGCGCTACTGGCAGACGATGGCCCGCGCCACCTACCTGATCAACAACTCCAGCTTCCCCGGCGGCTTCACCAAACGCCCCGGCCAGGTCTACCTCCAGACCCACCACGGAACCCCGCTCAAGAAGATGGGCCTCGACCAGCGCCGCTACCCGGCGGGCACACACGGCATCAGCTTCCAGAAGGTCCTCGACCACACCGACCAGTGGGACCTCAGCCTCTCCGCCAACCCGCACTCCACGGAGATCTGGGAGCGGGTCTACCCCTCGACGTCGTACGAGGCCCTGGAGACCGGCTATCCGCGCAACGACGTCTACTTCACGGCAGGGGAGAGTGAAGTCGCCTACATCCGCGAGGCGTTGGGGGTCGCGGACGGCCGGACGGTGCTGCTCTACGCGCCCACCCACCGCGACTACCAGAAGGGCTTCCTGCCCCGCGTCGACCTGGAGCGCTTCGTGCGCGCGCTCGGCCCCTCGTACGTGGTGCTCGTGCGCGCCCACTACTTCTACGGCGCCGAAGCGGGCCTGCGCGCTCACCCCCAGCTCATCGACGTCACCGGGCACGCACGCGTGGAGGAGCTGTGCCTGGCCGCCGACGCCCTGGTCACGGACTACTCGTCGCTGATGTTCGACTACGCCTGCCTGGACCGCCCGATCATCACGTACGCCCCCGACTGGCAGGCGTACCGGCTGGCCCGGGGGACCTACTTCGACCTGCTCTCCGGGCGGCCGGGCGAGACGCCGGGGGCCGTGGCCACCACCGAGAAGGAGCTCACGGACCTCTTCCGCGGCGGCGGCTGGGACACGGCCGAGGCGACGGAGCTGCGCGCGGCGTTCCGGGCGCGGTTCTGTCCGTACGACGACGGGGGCGCCGCCGAGCGGGTGGTGCGGCGGCTGTTCCTCGAAGGTCAGGCGCCCCGCTCGTAGGGGGAACGCACGGGGAAGTACGCCGTCAGGAACGCGCGGATGGCGAGCGCCATCTCCTCGTCGGACAGTTCGCTGTCCGGGGACTCGCCGATGCAGAAGGCCGTCTGGTTGCGGGACTGCAGCAGTTGGCCGAGGCGGGTGTGGTCCGCGCGCCGCCCGATGTCCACGAAGTCGTACGCGATGTCCCCCGGCACCGCGCGGCCGGTGAGATACGCGTAGTGGTGGTGCAGGGACGACACGAGCGCGAGGTCGCCGTTCGAGCGGAAGCGGCTGCGGGCGGTGGCCTCGAGCTCGTCCGCGAACCGTTCCGTGAGCTCGGCGAGCACGCCGCGGTGCAGGGCGTAGGGCGCGTGGAAGAAGCTGTGGGTCGCCGTCCTGCCGAACTCGCGGCGCAGCAGCTCGCGGTTGTTCTTCGCCGCCGCCAGATAGCCCTCGTCGTCCGGCGACACCGGGAGGGCGGGCACGGACGCCGTCGACCAGAAGAAGCGGGCGGTGCCGGAGCTGAGGAAGAAGGTGTCCGGGGTGGTGGGGCGGCCCAGGAACATGTCGTCGTTGAAGTAGAGGAAGTGCTCCGACAGGCCCTCGATGCGGTGCAGTTGGCTCTCGATGGAGTGCGAGTTGAAGGTGGGGAGCGCGGCGTCCGGGTCGGCGAAGAGATCGCGGTGGTCGACCACCGTCACGTCCGGGTGGTCCGTGTTCAGCCAGGAGGGCGTCTGGCCCGCCGTGACGAGGTAG encodes:
- a CDS encoding CDP-glycerol:glycerophosphate glycerophosphotransferase, with product MSRFSVVVPAHRVQGYLRECLDSVLDQSFGDLELIVVDDASPDASAAIAAECAERDPRVQLVRAPAQAGPGPARNIGADRATGDYLLFLDGDDLLLPGALEAIAAALDRSGDPDVLLTGHDRVDWWENVRAGGDDPAGDPLAVTVAAWNRVFRRVFWQRHRLTFSDGPYEDVIPVHRAILTPGARVAALDEPCVRWRERRGGSFAKSPGRAHFAVVGRYEELLAAADPAGRERLLPHAAAHLLAVLDDPGRIAPGDRRDFFRAASRLYRTYAAAPPAGAGEKALAAASFAAHEAQRKRESRREGVVRQLKRQKKKLRARAMRVTYRTDLRRPLDPRLAVYGAYWNRGISCNPAAIHAKAREIAPHIKGVWVVSSRNKHRVPAGVEYVIEGSRRYWQTMARATYLINNSSFPGGFTKRPGQVYLQTHHGTPLKKMGLDQRRYPAGTHGISFQKVLDHTDQWDLSLSANPHSTEIWERVYPSTSYEALETGYPRNDVYFTAGESEVAYIREALGVADGRTVLLYAPTHRDYQKGFLPRVDLERFVRALGPSYVVLVRAHYFYGAEAGLRAHPQLIDVTGHARVEELCLAADALVTDYSSLMFDYACLDRPIITYAPDWQAYRLARGTYFDLLSGRPGETPGAVATTEKELTDLFRGGGWDTAEATELRAAFRARFCPYDDGGAAERVVRRLFLEGQAPRS